From a single Couchioplanes caeruleus genomic region:
- a CDS encoding shikimate kinase — MAPAAVFVGPPGAGKTTVGQAVAALLGVGFADTDHLVEEKAGKPIPEIFIDDGEPEFRRLEREAIAGSLTSFGGVLALGGGAIMDEGTRDALRGHTVVYLSVELSDAVKRVGLGAGRPLLSVNPRATLKYLMDQRRPLYASVATHTVPTDGRAPEEIAAELAGLLEVAR, encoded by the coding sequence ATGGCGCCCGCCGCGGTGTTCGTCGGCCCGCCGGGTGCCGGCAAGACGACGGTCGGGCAGGCCGTGGCCGCGCTGCTCGGCGTGGGGTTCGCCGACACCGACCACCTGGTGGAGGAGAAGGCGGGCAAGCCCATCCCGGAGATCTTCATCGACGACGGCGAGCCGGAGTTCCGCCGCCTCGAGCGGGAGGCGATCGCCGGGTCGCTGACCTCGTTCGGCGGGGTGCTGGCGCTCGGCGGCGGCGCGATCATGGACGAGGGCACCCGGGACGCCCTGCGCGGGCACACGGTCGTGTACCTGTCGGTCGAGCTGTCCGATGCGGTGAAGCGGGTCGGGCTGGGCGCGGGCCGGCCGCTGCTGAGCGTGAACCCGCGGGCGACGCTGAAGTACCTGATGGATCAACGCCGCCCGCTGTACGCCTCGGTCGCCACGCACACCGTGCCGACCGACGGGCGTGCGCCGGAGGAGATCGCCGCGGAGCTAGCCGGCCTGCTCGAGGTGGCCCGCTAG
- a CDS encoding alpha/beta fold hydrolase — protein MTTYVLVPGMWIGAWAWRDVTAALRARGHEVYPVTLTGVADRAHLLGPGTDLDLHTEDVVRLIEAEDLRDVVLVGHSYGGMPVSAAALRVRDRIRHIVYVDSGPLPEGTSQLSVSGGTAEGNAVPPRDWDAGADPVLLAGLGDAALDRLRRLSTPHPAASVRQPLGEHATSKDLPTTLIACTFPLEQVREMAAAGHPFFAELTEADVVGLPTGHWPMLSEPEALAGHLEQAG, from the coding sequence ATGACGACATACGTACTGGTTCCGGGGATGTGGATCGGCGCCTGGGCCTGGCGCGACGTGACGGCCGCGCTGCGCGCCCGGGGTCACGAGGTGTACCCGGTGACGCTGACCGGCGTGGCCGACCGCGCCCACCTGCTGGGGCCCGGCACGGACCTGGACCTGCACACCGAGGACGTGGTCCGGCTGATCGAGGCGGAGGATCTGCGCGACGTCGTGCTCGTCGGGCACAGCTACGGCGGCATGCCGGTCAGCGCGGCCGCGCTGCGGGTCCGCGACCGGATCAGGCACATCGTGTACGTGGACAGCGGCCCGCTCCCCGAGGGCACCTCCCAGCTGTCCGTCTCCGGAGGCACCGCCGAGGGCAACGCCGTCCCACCGCGCGACTGGGACGCCGGCGCGGACCCCGTGCTGCTCGCGGGACTCGGCGACGCGGCGCTCGACCGGCTCCGGCGGCTCAGCACCCCGCACCCGGCCGCGTCCGTACGCCAGCCCCTCGGCGAGCACGCCACCTCGAAGGACCTGCCGACGACGCTGATCGCCTGCACGTTCCCGCTCGAGCAGGTACGCGAGATGGCAGCGGCCGGGCACCCGTTCTTCGCCGAGCTGACCGAGGCGGACGTGGTCGGCCTGCCGACCGGGCACTGGCCGATGCTCAGCGAGCCGGAGGCGCTAGCGGGCCACCTCGAGCAGGCCGGCTAG